A stretch of Longimicrobium terrae DNA encodes these proteins:
- a CDS encoding pectinesterase family protein — MARSILRTFALVLALTFIGGHAAAQSGRYHAVVDAAHRGTDGARTAGVPTWRTIGAALAAAPAGEAPYRVLVRNGRYHEKLSVTRPNVHLTGESRDGAVLTYDAAAGHAAPGGGTWGTRGSFTLRVAAPGFRLQRMTVENAFDYMANRRKAADDPTRLEGSQGVAVLTDSASDRSFFGDCVLRGHQDTLFTDGDRAYFTGCTILGSVDFIFGGGRTVFEDCDIVSLDRGSRTNNGYITAPSTPLSQPFGLVFIRGRLRKESPSMAANSVVLGRPWHPGADPTLVGSAVFIGTWMDDHVSAAGWTRMSMMNAAGERMWYEPEMSRFFEYGSTGPGAAPSPSRRVLTEQAAAYFTVAQVLRGWNPRAE; from the coding sequence ATGGCCCGCTCCATCCTTCGCACGTTCGCGCTGGTCCTCGCGCTCACCTTCATCGGTGGGCATGCAGCCGCGCAGTCCGGCCGCTACCACGCCGTCGTCGATGCCGCGCACCGCGGAACGGACGGCGCGCGCACCGCGGGCGTGCCCACGTGGCGCACCATCGGCGCCGCGCTGGCCGCCGCGCCCGCGGGTGAGGCGCCGTACCGCGTGCTGGTGCGCAACGGACGCTATCACGAAAAGCTCAGCGTCACCCGCCCCAACGTGCACCTCACCGGCGAGAGCCGCGACGGCGCGGTCCTCACCTATGACGCCGCGGCCGGGCACGCCGCGCCGGGCGGCGGAACGTGGGGAACGCGCGGCAGCTTCACCCTTCGCGTCGCCGCGCCGGGCTTTCGCCTGCAGCGCATGACGGTGGAAAACGCCTTTGACTACATGGCCAACAGGCGCAAGGCGGCGGACGATCCCACGCGGCTGGAGGGCTCGCAGGGCGTGGCGGTGCTCACCGACAGCGCCAGCGACCGCTCGTTCTTTGGCGACTGCGTGCTGCGCGGGCACCAGGACACGCTGTTTACGGACGGCGACCGGGCGTACTTCACCGGGTGCACCATCCTGGGGAGCGTGGACTTCATCTTCGGCGGCGGGCGGACGGTGTTTGAGGACTGCGACATCGTCTCGCTGGACCGCGGAAGCCGCACCAACAACGGGTACATCACCGCGCCCAGCACGCCGCTCAGTCAGCCGTTCGGCTTGGTGTTCATCCGAGGCCGGCTGCGCAAGGAATCGCCATCCATGGCGGCAAACAGCGTGGTCCTGGGGCGGCCCTGGCACCCCGGCGCGGACCCCACGCTGGTGGGCAGCGCCGTGTTCATCGGCACGTGGATGGACGATCACGTGAGCGCCGCCGGATGGACGCGCATGTCGATGATGAACGCCGCGGGCGAGCGGATGTGGTATGAGCCGGAGATGTCGCGCTTCTTTGAGTACGGCAGCACCGGGCCGGGCGCCGCACCCAGCCCCTCTCGCCGCGTGCTGACGGAGCAGGCCGCCGCGTACTTCACCGTCGCGCAGGTGCTGCGCGGGTGGAATCCGCGCGCGGAGTGA
- a CDS encoding glycoside hydrolase 43 family protein has product MKGRSAAVLLALAMAGTAHAQAWSPDAGNGMYRNPIIYADYSDPDVVRVGDDFYMTSSSFNSVPALPILHSTDLVHWTLINHAIPRFADPAFNVPQHGNGVWAPSIRYHDGWFWIFYGDPDRGIYRVRTRDIRGAWEAPVLVHAARGWIDPAPLWDDDGNAYLVHAFARSRSGIKHVLHVNRMSPDGDRLLDEGRQVFMDSVAHPTMEGPKFYKRDGWYYIFAPAGGVPTGWQTVLRSRSIYGPYEDRIVLAQGATEVNGPHQGAWIQTPRGEDWFIHFQDVGAYGRIVHLQPMAWRDGWPVIGTDPDGDGKGEPVSTFRMPDVARRGRSVPQTTDDFRQRALGLQWQWAANPRADAYSLVSRSGWLRLNSQAAPDSTGGLWNAPGLLLQMLPAPRFQATTRIDARGIAAGEQAGLMVMGMDYAYLAVRRNADGLVLAQGRAANAHQGGRETVVQIAAPSASTVQLRVRMMDGARGQFSYSADGRTWRDIGAPFTAREGRWVGAKVGLFALAPHGATRTGYADFDDFRVEPVAPSAATARD; this is encoded by the coding sequence ATGAAAGGCAGATCGGCGGCGGTGCTGCTGGCGCTCGCGATGGCGGGAACGGCGCACGCGCAGGCGTGGAGCCCGGACGCGGGGAACGGGATGTATCGCAATCCCATCATCTACGCCGACTACTCGGACCCCGACGTGGTGCGCGTGGGCGACGACTTCTACATGACGTCATCCAGCTTCAACTCCGTGCCCGCGCTGCCGATTCTGCACTCCACCGACCTGGTGCACTGGACGCTGATCAACCACGCCATCCCGCGCTTCGCCGATCCCGCGTTCAACGTTCCGCAGCACGGCAACGGGGTGTGGGCGCCGTCCATCCGCTACCACGATGGCTGGTTCTGGATCTTTTACGGCGATCCGGACCGCGGCATCTACCGCGTCCGCACGCGCGACATCCGCGGCGCGTGGGAAGCGCCCGTCCTGGTTCACGCCGCGCGCGGGTGGATCGATCCCGCGCCGCTGTGGGACGACGACGGAAACGCGTATCTCGTTCATGCGTTTGCACGTAGCCGAAGCGGCATCAAGCACGTGCTGCACGTGAACCGGATGAGCCCGGACGGCGACCGGCTGCTGGACGAGGGGCGGCAGGTGTTCATGGACTCGGTCGCGCACCCGACGATGGAGGGGCCCAAATTCTACAAGCGCGATGGCTGGTACTACATCTTTGCGCCCGCCGGCGGTGTGCCCACGGGATGGCAGACCGTGCTGCGCTCGCGCAGCATCTACGGCCCGTACGAGGACCGCATCGTCCTCGCCCAGGGCGCGACGGAGGTGAACGGGCCGCACCAGGGCGCATGGATCCAGACACCGCGCGGCGAAGACTGGTTCATCCACTTTCAGGACGTGGGTGCGTACGGCCGCATCGTGCACCTGCAGCCCATGGCGTGGCGCGACGGCTGGCCGGTGATCGGCACGGACCCGGACGGTGACGGAAAGGGGGAGCCGGTTTCCACCTTCCGCATGCCGGACGTTGCACGGCGCGGTCGTTCGGTTCCGCAGACGACGGACGATTTCCGCCAGCGCGCGCTCGGGCTGCAGTGGCAGTGGGCGGCCAACCCGCGCGCGGACGCGTACTCGCTCGTGTCGCGAAGCGGATGGCTGCGGCTCAATTCACAGGCGGCGCCGGACAGCACCGGCGGCCTGTGGAACGCGCCCGGGCTGCTGCTGCAGATGCTGCCCGCGCCGCGGTTCCAGGCCACCACGCGCATCGACGCACGGGGCATCGCAGCGGGCGAGCAGGCCGGCCTTATGGTGATGGGGATGGATTACGCGTACCTCGCGGTCCGGCGGAACGCGGACGGTCTCGTACTGGCGCAGGGCCGCGCCGCCAACGCGCACCAGGGCGGGCGGGAAACGGTGGTGCAGATTGCCGCGCCGTCAGCGTCCACCGTTCAACTGCGGGTGCGGATGATGGATGGCGCGCGCGGACAGTTTTCGTACAGCGCGGACGGGCGTACGTGGCGCGACATCGGCGCGCCGTTCACGGCGCGCGAGGGGCGCTGGGTGGGCGCCAAGGTGGGCCTGTTCGCGCTCGCGCCGCACGGCGCCACCCGCACAGGATACGCGGACTTCGACGACTTTCGCGTGGAACCGGTCGCACCCTCTGCAGCCACCGCGCGGGACTGA